Below is a window of Synechococcus sp. RSCCF101 DNA.
CGATGTCCGCGGCCTGCGGGTGCACGAGGCGGAGGCGATGGTGGAGGAGCAGCTGCGCCATGCCCGCGGACCGCTCTGGGTCATCCACGGCATCGGCACCGGACGCCTCAAGCGCGGCCTCCGCTCCTGGCTCGACACCGTTCCCTACGTCGAGAGGGTCAGCGATGCGGAACCCGGCGATGGCGGCACCGGCTGCAGCGTGATCTGGCCGCGCTGAGGCACCGGCCGGATTCAGGTCGTGAAGCTGGGCAGCACCGGCTCGGATGAGGCCGCCTGCGGGCGGGGAATGGCAATCGCTTCGCCGTCGGCTTCGAACAGGCGCCAGCCGGCGGCATTCACCTCGAGATGCAGCCGCTGGCCGATCGCCAGCTCCGGACTGGCGGGCGCACGAACATGCACCAGATGGTCCCCATCCAGAAGTCGGGCGCTGACGATCTGCTCATTGCCCAGGGCCTCGCAGTGCACCACATCCGCCGGCAGGTTGCGGTTGGTGGCCGGGGCCACGCTCAGATCCTCCGGCCGCAGGCCAGCGGTGAGGCATGCACCCACCCGGCCCTCCACCGCCGCCTCGAGCACGCCATCGATCGGGAAACGCCGCTCTCCCAGCAGCAGCGTGCCGCCGGCGGCCACCTGCACCGGCAGGAGGTTCATCGGCGGGCTGCCGATGAACTGCGCCACGAACAGGTTCGAGGGCCAGCGGTAGAGCTCCATCGGGGTACCGAGCTGTTGCAGCCGCCCCTGGTTGAGCACGGCGATGCGATGGCCCATGGTCATCGCCTCCACCTGGTCGTGAGTCACGTAGATCGTGGTGGTGCCGAGGCTGCGCTGCAGGCCCACGATCTGGGCCCGGGTGCCGGAGCGAAGCTTGGCGTCGAGGTTGCTCAGGGGTTCATCCATCAGAAACACCGACGGCTCCCGGGCGATGGCCCGACCCAGAGCCACCCGCTGCTTCTGACCGCCGGAAAGCTCTTTGGGCCGTCGCTGCCGCACCGCGTCCAGTTCCAGCAGTTCGGCCACCTCGGCCACCCGCCGTTCGACGCGCTCCTCGCGGAGGGATCGCACCCGCATCGCCCGGGGCCAGCGGCGTGACCAGCGGTGCAGCTGGTCGACCAGCACCTCACGCGGTCCGCGCTTCTGCCGCCGCCTCAGCCCGAAGCCGATGTTGTCCTCCACGCTCAGGTGGGGATAGAGCGCGTAGCTCTGGAACACCATCGCCACATCGCGCCGGGCCGGCGGGCGCCGACTGATGGGCTGGCCGTCGAGCAGGATCTCCCCGCCTGTGGGTTCATCGAGTCCGGCGAGCAACCGCAGCAGGGTGCTCTTGCCGCAACCGGAGGGCCCCACCAGCACGAGGAACTCGCCGTCGGGAACCGTGAGATCCACCCGATCGAGAACCTGCACCGGCTCGCCACCGCCGCGGCCGGGGAAGCTCTTGCTGACCTGCTCGAAGCGGACCTCGGCCAAGGTCTGACTGCGGTGACGCCGATCCTAGGGTTGTGGATCGGCTGCCCCACCCGGCCTTGCAGTTCATCGATCAGGCCACGATCAACGTGCGTGCCGGCCGCGGTGGGGACGGCATCGTGGCGTTCCGCCGCGAGAAGTACGTGCCCGCCGGAGGGCCGGCCGGCGGGAATGGCGGGAAAGGCGGCGACGTGTGGCTGCAGGCCGATGCCAACCTCCAGACGCTGCTGGATTTCCGCTACCAGCGGGAGTTCAAGGCCGGCGATGGCCGCCGCGGCGGGCCCAACCGCTGCACCGGCGCCGGCGGCGAGGATCGCCTGATCACCGTTCCCTGCGGCACCGAGGTGCGCCATGCGGACAACGGTGAACTGCTGGGTGACCTGACCGCCGCCGGCGATCGGCTGCGGGTGGCGAGCGGCGGCCGCGGCGGCTGGGGCAATGCCCACTATCTGAGCAATCGCAACCGGGCTCCCGAGCGTTGCACCGAGGGAGTCGAGGGCGAGTGCCTGCCGCTGCAGCTGGAACTGAAGCTGCTGGCGGAGGTGGGCATCATCGGTCTGCCCAACGCCGGCAAAAGCAGCCTGATCAGCGTGCTGTCGGCGGCGCGTCCCCGGATCGCCGCCTACCCCTTCAGCACGCTGGTGCCCAATCTCGGTGTGGTGCGCCGGCCCAGTGGCGATGGCACCGTCTTCGCCGACATCCCCGGCCTGATCGCCGGGGCCTCGCAGGGGGCGGGCCTCGGCCATGCGTTCCTGCGCCACATCGAACGCACCCGATTGCTGCTGCATCTGGTGGATGCCTCGGCTGAATCGGTGGAGCAGGACCACCGGGTGGTGCTGCAGGAGCTGGAGGCCTACGGCCACGGACTGGCTGAGCGGCCAAGGCTGCTGGTGCTCAGCAAGTGCGACCTGATCGATGAGGAGGAGTGCCGCCGGCGTTGTGATCTGTTGTCAGCCGCATCCGGACGGGCGGTGTTGCCCATCGCTGCGGTCACCGGGCAGGGCCTTCAGGCGCTGACCGCCTCGGTCTGGGAGGCGCTGGCCGAGCAACGGTGAGGGCTTGGTTACAGCGGCTTGTGGCCGATTGCATCCATGGCCATAACGGGGTTACGCCAGGTCTGTCCACCATGACCTTCTACACCGCTTACCACAAGGATGGTCGGGTGATCGCCCGCTGCCAGACACGAGAGGAGATCAATCAGCTCCGGGCCATGGGTCGCCCCATCGCCAAGGTCGCGCCGCTGCGCGAAGAGGAGTCGGTCACCTGCCGCCTGACGGACACACCCGCCGGATTCAACGAGGACGTCTGATCTCGCTCATCGGCGGGGAGCCTGAAGACCCCGTCAGGTGGTGGGTTTCGCCGCAACAATTTCGCCGCAACAAGTGGTGGGTGACGCCGGAAGGGGGCGGAGACATGCGCTTGAGAACAGGCTTTCGCTGGTTGGCTTCTCTTCACCCGCCAGGGATCTCCGCGGCAGCCCCGAAGCGCCGCCAGCGATGAGATGCAGTGGTGGTGTGAGGAGGTTATCTTTTATTCCTGCTTGGTTGAAGCTCCCTTTTTTTCTGTTTCGTTGAAGCACCTTGAAACAGGTGAGTGATCTGTCGGGCTGCCGGTCCCAAGTACTTCGGTTCACCAGTCATGCAATCGGTGGTATCCGTTTCATCGGATACAGACTGATGCATTGAGGGCTGATGGATCCGCTTGCTAAGCAACCCAGACGCGTGGATTGTGACGACGTCGTCTCAATCCAGGTGATCCAATTCGGCCTGGAGGCGACAGATCAGCTCATTCTCTCCTGGAGCAGCCCTCGAAAACCATGCTGCCCGCGGTGATACAGAAACGCCCGGCTTCAGCCGGGCTGCAGGACTGTTTCAGTCGTCGTAGACCCTGCACTCCGGCGCTTCAGGGTTGGTGTCGCAATACATTTCCAGCGAGGTGGGATCGTGCTGGTCACCGGGATGGTGGTCCTTGTACTCCTTGAGGGATTGCAGTTCCTCCTCAAGGTGGCGGACTTTGCCGGTATTGCCTTCGGCGCGTGCCTGCTGGATCTCGCTCTGATCCTTCTGGATGTGCTCGTCGATGGATTTCATGAGAAAGGCCGGCGTGTCCTGCCGCTCCATGTCTGTTCCACCTTACGGGCAGTCCTCCATCGGCGGAACGCCCGCATCATCAGCTGATGCCGAGGATCAGGAAAGAAGCACAAAGCAGCGCAGGCAGGCCCATCGCTGCCCCCGGATCTCCGGGGCGCTCCGAGGGCGGGGGCAGAAGCCGGTCAGGCGGCAATGCCGGGGGCGGCCCCATCCAGATGGGCGAAGACGCTCTTGTCGCCGACGTCCGCCGCCGCCTCCATCGGCAGCTTGCGGAGGCCCAGCACCAGGAGCAAGGCAGCCGCGATCAGCATCAGCCGGTAGCTGGCCAGTGGCGGCAGGACCCCCAGCAGAAGGCCAAGCAGGGCCAGGGGCAGCAGCAGGGTCACGCCGATGGCCTCCGGCCGGCGAAAGCAGAAGAACTCCTTGAAGCCGATGCCGGTGAGCGCGGCGAAGAAGGGGCCCACCGCCAGAAGCCAGAGGCGCTGGTCCAGCAGGGTTGCGGGCAGCTCGCCCGCATCGGAGCGGACCAGCAGGGCGGCCATCCCCATCGATCCGACCAGCCAGAAGACCTGCAGCAGACGGTGGAGCGGGCGGAGATAGATGTGGATCCAGTTCAGAGCCAGCCCGAGGCTGATCACCATGCCGGCGGGCCAGAGCCACGGGCGGATCTCCAGGGATGGGAGATCCCAGCTGATCAGAAGCCCTCCCAGGCACAGAGCCAGGCTGATCAGGCTCAGCCGGTAGGCCAGCACCTCACGCCGGTCCGCGGGGGTGATGGTGAAGCTGCCGTACACGCCCTCGAACACCTCGGTCCTGGCTTCCGCTGGGGCAGGGTCGGGGCTACCGGAGCGCGTCATGGTCGGGCCGGTGCTGGTGCGGACATGCCGGTGACGATCTGCTCGAGTGGCGCCGGCAGCGGAACGATACCCCCGGGATTCAGGGGGAACAGGCCGGCGAAGTAGTGCTGCCGCCAGGCGGCGCCATCACAGGTGGCGCGCACCTCCGGCAGGTTGTAGAGGGCCGCCCGCCAGCGGTACAGGGAACTGAACGACCAGAGCGGTCGGCCGGAACAGCCGAAGAGCGGTTCGTACACCAGCTCCCAGCGGATCAGGGTGGTGAACAGGCACAGGTCCGCCAGCGTCAGTGATGCTCCGCAGAGCCAGGGACCGGCCTGGCTCAGCTCCCGGTCCGCGGATTCGAGCGCCTGCATCAGCTCAGCGTGGGCCTGCTCGTAGGCGCTCTGGCAGCGGGCGAAGCCGCAGCGGTAAACGCCGTCGTTCACCGTGTCCTGCAACCGCAGGCGCCAGCGTTGGCTGGCCTCCCGGCAGTCGGGTGGGTCGAGATCGATGCTCCCGGGCTCAGCGGGCCAGCGGTTGAGCAGGTCCATCATCCCGGCGCTGTCGTTGCAGAGCACCCGCTCTCCGATCCGATCCAGCAGCACCGGCACCGTTGGCCGGTGCTGCCTGGGCGTCCGGTGGGCCCGGTAGAGGTCAGCGAGGGTGCTGAACCCATCGCGGGGAGGATCGAGGATCCACCGGCCTCCCCGCAGGTCGGGACTGGCTTCCGCCAGGGTCAGCGTGGAGCCGAGGCCCCGCAGCGACCACACCAGCCAGACGCGGTGGGCCCACGGGCAGCTGCGACCGATCACCAGCCAGTGCCGGCCGGCCTCATCGGCGCTCGCCGGGACCGCTCCCGCCTCCGGCACCGCACTCGCCGGTCGGCGGTAGTTGCCCTGGCGGTCCGCCGGACCCAGCCCGCCCATCAGCTGCAGCCATTGCCAGTGCCATCCCGCTCGAACGGAAGCGACCAGCCATCGGGGCAGGCTCATGGGAGCGCTGGTGCAATGCACTTCGTAGTGTGCAGCGAACCGCTGGGCTGACCCGTCGATGCAGAGGCCATCCGGCGAGGACGGCACGCCGCAGGTGCTCATCACAGCCGCCACTCACGGCAATGAGCCCAATGCCGCCTGGCTGCTTGAGTCCTGGCCGGAGCCCTCGTGGCCCGGGGCCATCAGGGTGCGGCCGGTGACGGCCAATCCCGACGCCCTGGCGTGCAACCGCCGCTACATCGACTGCGATCTCAACCGCAGTTTTCTGAAGGCGCGGAATGCCCCTGCTGCTGCCGGCGATCCGCTCGAGGTGCGGCGCGCCCGGGATCTGCTGCGGTTCTGGGGCACAGGCGGTGAGCAGCCCTGTTCCGTCGCCATCGATCTGCACAGCACCACGGCCGCCATGGGGGCCTGCCTGGTGGTGTACGGCCGCCGCGGAGGCGATCTCGCCCTGGCCGCGGGCATTCAGCGACGCCTGGGGCTGCCGGTCTATCTGCACGAAGGCGATGCCTCCCAGACCGGCTTTCTGGTGGAGGCCTGGCCCTGCGGGGTGGTGATCGAGGTGGGACCGGTGGCGCAGGGCGTGCTCGACTCCCGCATCATCCGCCAGACGCGACTGGCGCTCGAGACCGCGATCGAGGTCCTCCAGGATTGCCGCTCCGGCGCGCCGCTGAACTGGCCGGCTCACCTGGAGGTGCACCGCCACCTGGGTAGTCTTGATGTGCCCAGGGATGGCAGCGGCGAAGCGATGGCCTGCATCCATCCGGCCCGCCAGGGGCGGGACTGGCAGCCTCTGGCCCTGGGGGATCCGCTGTTCGAGGCCCATGGCGGTGAGGACATGGTGCTGGAGCCGCATCACCTCGCCCAGTGGAGCGAGGGGGGAGGGGCGGCCGGGCCCCTGGTGCCGGTGTTCATCAATGAAGCGGCCTACCGGGAGAAGGGCATCGCCATGAGCTTCACCGTGAGAGAGTGCTGGCCTGTCGAGCCGGCATGGATCGA
It encodes the following:
- a CDS encoding aspartoacylase — its product is MQRPSGEDGTPQVLITAATHGNEPNAAWLLESWPEPSWPGAIRVRPVTANPDALACNRRYIDCDLNRSFLKARNAPAAAGDPLEVRRARDLLRFWGTGGEQPCSVAIDLHSTTAAMGACLVVYGRRGGDLALAAGIQRRLGLPVYLHEGDASQTGFLVEAWPCGVVIEVGPVAQGVLDSRIIRQTRLALETAIEVLQDCRSGAPLNWPAHLEVHRHLGSLDVPRDGSGEAMACIHPARQGRDWQPLALGDPLFEAHGGEDMVLEPHHLAQWSEGGGAAGPLVPVFINEAAYREKGIAMSFTVRECWPVEPAWIEALQRVLAVPPSPQLSPAAAGSSSGTSGPL
- a CDS encoding CP12 domain-containing protein, with translation MKSIDEHIQKDQSEIQQARAEGNTGKVRHLEEELQSLKEYKDHHPGDQHDPTSLEMYCDTNPEAPECRVYDD
- a CDS encoding glutathione S-transferase C-terminal domain-containing protein, which gives rise to MSLPRWLVASVRAGWHWQWLQLMGGLGPADRQGNYRRPASAVPEAGAVPASADEAGRHWLVIGRSCPWAHRVWLVWSLRGLGSTLTLAEASPDLRGGRWILDPPRDGFSTLADLYRAHRTPRQHRPTVPVLLDRIGERVLCNDSAGMMDLLNRWPAEPGSIDLDPPDCREASQRWRLRLQDTVNDGVYRCGFARCQSAYEQAHAELMQALESADRELSQAGPWLCGASLTLADLCLFTTLIRWELVYEPLFGCSGRPLWSFSSLYRWRAALYNLPEVRATCDGAAWRQHYFAGLFPLNPGGIVPLPAPLEQIVTGMSAPAPARP
- a CDS encoding ABC transporter ATP-binding protein; this translates as MAEVRFEQVSKSFPGRGGGEPVQVLDRVDLTVPDGEFLVLVGPSGCGKSTLLRLLAGLDEPTGGEILLDGQPISRRPPARRDVAMVFQSYALYPHLSVEDNIGFGLRRRQKRGPREVLVDQLHRWSRRWPRAMRVRSLREERVERRVAEVAELLELDAVRQRRPKELSGGQKQRVALGRAIAREPSVFLMDEPLSNLDAKLRSGTRAQIVGLQRSLGTTTIYVTHDQVEAMTMGHRIAVLNQGRLQQLGTPMELYRWPSNLFVAQFIGSPPMNLLPVQVAAGGTLLLGERRFPIDGVLEAAVEGRVGACLTAGLRPEDLSVAPATNRNLPADVVHCEALGNEQIVSARLLDGDHLVHVRAPASPELAIGQRLHLEVNAAGWRLFEADGEAIAIPRPQAASSEPVLPSFTT
- the cgtA gene encoding Obg family GTPase CgtA gives rise to the protein MQFIDQATINVRAGRGGDGIVAFRREKYVPAGGPAGGNGGKGGDVWLQADANLQTLLDFRYQREFKAGDGRRGGPNRCTGAGGEDRLITVPCGTEVRHADNGELLGDLTAAGDRLRVASGGRGGWGNAHYLSNRNRAPERCTEGVEGECLPLQLELKLLAEVGIIGLPNAGKSSLISVLSAARPRIAAYPFSTLVPNLGVVRRPSGDGTVFADIPGLIAGASQGAGLGHAFLRHIERTRLLLHLVDASAESVEQDHRVVLQELEAYGHGLAERPRLLVLSKCDLIDEEECRRRCDLLSAASGRAVLPIAAVTGQGLQALTASVWEALAEQR
- a CDS encoding DUF2301 domain-containing membrane protein, which produces MTRSGSPDPAPAEARTEVFEGVYGSFTITPADRREVLAYRLSLISLALCLGGLLISWDLPSLEIRPWLWPAGMVISLGLALNWIHIYLRPLHRLLQVFWLVGSMGMAALLVRSDAGELPATLLDQRLWLLAVGPFFAALTGIGFKEFFCFRRPEAIGVTLLLPLALLGLLLGVLPPLASYRLMLIAAALLLVLGLRKLPMEAAADVGDKSVFAHLDGAAPGIAA